The Desulfovibrio aminophilus sequence GTCGCGGCGTACCAGCCGCTGGCCTTGGTCAGCAGGTCCTGCATGCGGCCCACCAGGGCGTGGGGATCGGCGAGGTAGCCGTCCAGGAGCAGGGCGGACTCGAAGAGCTGCCGGGCGGCCTGTCCCAGGAACGGGTCCTTGGGGTCCTCGCGGAACACGCCCAGGAGGTTGCGCACCAGGGGGTGGTCCGTGTTCACCTCCAGGACCTTCTTGGGGATGCTCGTGTCCCGGCTCATGACGCGCATGATCTTGTCCATGGAGGAGGTCACGCGGCCGTCCGGGTTGGCCAGGCAGACCGGGCTTTCGGAGAGCCGGTCGGAGGCCTTCACCTCCGTGACCTGGTCGCCGAGGATTTCCCGGATGCGCGCCAGCAGGCCGGGCAGGGCCCCGGCGTCCTGCTCGGAGAGCGTTTCGGTCTTGCGTCCGCCGTCCGCGTCCGGGAACTGCTCCAGGTCGGCGGCCGGGGCGTGCTCGGCGGCGGTCAGCTTGAATTCTTTATACTCCCGCAGGCTCTCCATGACGAACTCGTCCACGGGCTCATAGAGGTAGAGGACCTCCAGGCCCTTGCGCCGGAAGATCTCCAGGTGCGGCGAGAGCCCGGCGGCCTCGCGGCTGGGCGCGAAGGCGTAGTACACGGCCTTCTGGCCGGTCCTGGCCCGGCCGATGTAGGCGTCCAGGGAGGTCAGGCCCTGGGCGTCGGCGTCGGCCGAGGAGTTGAAGCGCAGCAGGGCGGCGAACTTCTCGCGGTTGACGAAGTCCGAGTAGCCGGTCTTGAAGACCTGGCCGTGGGCGCGCCAGAACGCGGCGTATTTGTCCGCGTCCGCCGCCATCTTCTCCAGTTCCCCGAGCACCTGCTTGGTCAGGGTGGAGTGCATCTTGCGGATGAGCAGGTTGTCCTGGAGCGTCTCGCGCGAGATGTTCAGGGGCAGGTCCTCGGTGTCCACCACGCCGCGCACGAAGGACAGGTAGCGCGGCAGCAGGTCCTTGTTGCGGCGCTCGATGAGCACGCGGCGCACGTAGAGGTCCTGGCCGAAGTCCTCGCGGTTCAGACCCAGGAGGTCCGTGTCGTGGGGCGGCACGAAGAGCAGGGCGTTGAACTGCACCGGCGCGTCCACGGAGATGTGCATGCACGCCAGGGGCTCGGCGTCGTCGTAGGTCAGGAAGGAGTAGAACTCCTTGTACTGCTCGGGCGTGACCTGGAACTTCGGCTCGCGCCAGAGCGCGGGCACGGTGTTCACCCGTTCGTCGTTCACCAGGATGGGGAAGGAGATGAAGTTGGAGTGGCGCGTGATGGTTTCCTTCACCAGCTCCGGGTCCGTGAACTGGGGGGCCAGGTCCGGCTTGAGCCGCACCAGGATGCGCGTGCCGCGCGGGGTCTCGGCCGGGGCCTCGGCGATGGTGTAGGAGCCCTTGCCGTCCGAGGTCCAGACCTGGGGCGCGGCCCCGGCCTGGGCGCTTCGGGTGGTCACCTCCACCGAGTCCGCCACCATGTAGACCGAATAGAAGCCCACGCCGAAGCGGCCGATGAGGCCCTCCAGCCCGGCGGAGCCGCCGTCGTCCTTGGCCTTGGCCGCCCGGCGCGCGAACTCGGCCGAACCCGAATGGGCGATGGTGCCGATGTTCTGGACCAACTCCTCGCGGGTCATGCCGATGCCGTTGTCGGAGACGGCCAGGGTCTTGGCCTCGGCGTCCACGTCGATGCGGATGGCCGGGGCCGCGTCCTCGGCCGACTCCTCGGCGGAGGCGGCGGCGAAGCGCTGCTTGTCCAGGGCGTCGGAGGCGTTGGAGACGAGTTCGCGGAGGAAGATTTCCTTGTTGGTGTAGAGGGAGTGGACCAGGATGTCGAGAAGCTGCTTGATTTCCGCCTTGAATTCAAAGGTGGTTTCCGTGGCGCTCATGCCTGAGGTCTCCTTGGGTGCGGAACAAGGTATCCCCGCCGGGACGGGGATCCCGGTCGGGAGGGAAGCGGCGGCGCGGGGTGGGGCGGACGGCCCAGGACGGCCCGGCGCCGCTGGTTCAGGTAGTCACGCCCTTGATTTTGTCAAGAAGGAAGCGCTCCAGCTCGCGGCGGTCCTTGCGCAGACGGACCAGCTCGGCCTCCAGGATCTGGAGCTTGTTCTTCAGGTCGGCGTTCTCGGAGCGCAGGCAGTCCAGTTCGCCGGAGTGGCAGGCCAGGCGCTGGGCCGCCTCGTCGAGGGTTTCCTGGATGCGGGAGGTGTCCTCGGCGGGCAGGGCCTGGGCCGGGACCAGTCCGGTGAGCGCCTCGCGGATGCCCTGGCCCAAGGCGCGGGCCATCTCCAGGCCCATGCCGGCGGCCAGGCGCAGGGCGGGCTCCAGGGCCTGTTCGGACAGCGCGGCCGGGGTCTCGGCCAGGGGCGGGACGGCCTGGGCGTTGAGGGGATAGGTGCGGGCCAGTTCGGCCATGACCTCTTCCGAGGAGTGCCCGGCCTTGAGCATGCGGGCGATGGTCCGGAAGGCCTCCACGGCCTCGGGCTGGAAGCGCTTCAGGCGGCCCCGGCCGAAGCTGGGCAGGTATTGGGAGAAGCGGTTCTTCCAGTAGTGCAGGGTGGATTCAGGCACGTCCAGCTGACGCGCGATCTCGGCCACGGATAAAAGGCGTTTTTCCGCCACCGCGTTCTTGCCCTCCGGTTCCGGTTTGCCAGGATATACATGAAGCGGACTCCGGGCACAAGGCGGGAACTCCGTCCGGGGCCGGCCCGGGATTACAGAATTGTAGGAATGAAAAAAATATTGACAAATATTTTCTGAAAGGAATAAACCAGCGCTGTAAATTTTCGAAAAGGAAAATAGGCCGCTCATGAAAGTCACCCTGGACCAGCTGGACAAACGCCTCGTGGCGGTCCTGGCCGAAGACGGCCAGGCCTCGGCCGGAGACATCGCCGCCAAGCTGGGCGTGAGCGGCCCCACCGTGCGCTCCCGGCTCAAGAACCTGCTGCGCGCGAGCCTCGTCAAGGTGGCCGGGCTGGTGGACCCGTTCCGGGTCAAGGGCCTCTGCGTGGCCCTGGTGGGGCTTTCGCTCACCAGCCACAAGCAGCTGGACGAGAAGCTGGAGCAGATCGCGGGGCTGCCCAACGTGAACTGGGCCGCCGTGGTCACCGGCCGCTACGACATCCTGGTGGAGCTCGTCCTGCCCGACGACGTGGGCGAGCTGTATTCCTTCCTGGACCGGGACCTGTCCCAGGTGGGCGGCATCGGTTCCAGCGAGACCTTCGTGGTCATGAAGGCCAGGCGCAAGTGGGTGCCCCTGCCCCGGGGCGCGCGCGCCTGGTTTTCTGAACCATAATCACCAACCCCTGACAGGAGCCTTCCCATGATCATCGGCATTCCCAAGGAGATCAAGACGCTGGAGAACCGGGTGTCCATGACCCCCGGCGCAGTGGAGAGCCTGGCCCGCCGCGGCCACACCGTGCTCGTGGAGAGCGGCGCCGGTCTGGGCAGCGGCCTGACCGACGCGGAGTATCAGGCCGCCGGAGCCAAGCTGGTGAACGCCAAGGACGCCTGGGCGGCCCAGATGGTCATCAAGGTCAAGGAGCCGGTGGCCGCCGAGTACCAGTACCTGCGCGAGGACCTGCTGCTCTTCACCTACCTGCACCTGGCCGCCGACCGGCCCCAGACCGACGCCCTGCTCAAGGCCGGGACCACGGCCGTGGCCTACGAGACCGTGCAGAAGGCCGACGGGAGCCTGCCCCTGCTCACGCCCATGAGCGAAGTGGCCGGACGCATGGCCACCCAGGTGGGCGCTCACTACCTGGAGAAGACCCAGGGCGGCCGGGGCGTGATCCTGGGCGGCGTGCCCGGCGTGCCCCCGGCGTTCGTGCTCATCCTCGGCGGCGGCGTGGTCGGCACCAACGCGGCCAAGGTCGCCGTGGGCATGGGCGCGCGCGTGATGATCATGGACCTTTCCCACTCCCGCCTGCAGTACCTGGACGACATCTTCCAGGGACGGCTCATCACCATGGCCTCCACCGAGCCGAACATCCGCGAGGCCGTGCGGCGCGCCGACCTGGTGGTGGGCGCGGTGCTCGTCACCGGCGCCAAGGCCCCGCGCCTCGTGACCCGGGACATGCTCTCGACCATGAAGGAGGGCTCGGTGATCGTGGACGTGGCCGTGGACCAGGGCGGCTGCGTGGAGACCATCAAGGCCACCACCCATGACCACCCCACCTACGTGGTGGACGGCGTGGTGCACTACGGCGTGGCCAACATGCCCGGCGCCGTGCCGCGCACCTCGACCTTCGCCCTGGTGAACCAGACCCTGCCCTACGCCATGAAGCTCGCCGACAAGGGCATCGACGCCCTGCGCGAGGATACGGCCCTGCTCAAGGGCCTGAACACCCACAAGGGCAAGCTGACCTTCAAGGCCGTGGGCGAGGCCTTCGGCATCCCGGCCGTCAGCCCCGAGGCGGCCCTGGCCTGACGCGCCCTCTCCGGCGGACGGGGCCTTCCGGGGTTCCCGTCCGCCGCCAAAAAGCGCGGCGGGACGGGCCGAAAGGCCCATCCCGCCGCCGTCTCGTTCGTGCCGGGGGGCTATTTGCCCCGTTTCTCCCAGAGCTTCATCTCGCGCATCTTTTTGCGCCGCTCACGCTGCAGGGCCTTGCAGACCAGGGGCGTGTCCGCCGGATAGCCCCATTTGGCCCGATACTGCTCGGGCGTGAGCCCGTACTTGGCCAGGTGCCGCCGGGTGAGCACCCGGAAGGGCCGGCCGGACTCCAGGCAGACGATGCTCTTTTCGCGCACGGCCTTGCGCGGATCCAGGGGGGCCGCGTCGACGGGCGGTCCGGCCTTGGGCCGGACGTCGCCGAGGCGGGCGTTCAGGCCCCGGATCAGCTCCAACATCTCCTCCGCCGTCATGGCCCGCACGCGGGCCTGGGCGGCCGTCAGCTCGATGGCTGCCTTCAACGGAAAATCCATGCGCCTCCTCCTTTGCGGAACAGCGCTCTTACATCCCATGATTCTTGAAAAGTCAAAAGCAATCTTTCGTTTTCCGTTAGAATGCATCACATGGCGCATGGCCCCCACCCCGGAAGCGGCGCGGCGGGCGAAGCGGCGGGAATCATCGCGGGACAGAACGCGCTTGCTTTTTTATCGGCGGGGGTTATCCTTTTACAAGGAGTGTCCAGGCGGAATCCATCCTTGAACGCATGAAGCGAAGGAACCAGGGTGGAAACATGGCGAGAAAAATGGACCCCGAACTGCTCTATGTGGAATGCGCGCAGTGCGGCCACCCGCTGCTCTGGGCCGCGGGCGACACCACCCGCATCCTGCTCGGCGCGGGCATCGACCCCGCCTCCCTGGACGAGACCTGCATGATCGTTTCCGATGGCTGCCCCCGTTGCGCTCCAGGGGAAAAGGTCTTCTCCACCCATGTGGTCCGGCTGGCCACGGACCGTCCTCCGGCGCGCCTGGCCTCGGGCGCGGGGGCGGGAACCAGCTGATCGGGCGGCGCGTCAGCCGCCGATGGCGGACATGGACGTGCCGCAGACGCCCCGGCCGCGCGCCCGCTTCTCCAGGATCTCGTGTCCCAGGGGCTTGCGCGCGCCGGCCAGGAGCAGGACCTTGCGCAACTGCTCGGCGCCCAGCCGGGGATGGCGCAGGATGCCCTTGAGCCGGTAGACCTTGTCCGAGAACAGGCAGGTGCGCAGGTGGCCGTCGGCCGTCAGGCGCAGGCGGTTGCACGTGCCGCAGAAATGGTTCGTCAGGGGCGAGATGAGCCCGAAACGGCCCTGGCCTCCGGCGATGGAGTAGACCTGCGCCGGGCCCTGGTCCGCGCTGTTGCGGGGCAGGGGGGCGAGGTCCGCCAGCTTTTGCGCCGCCTCCAGGATTTCCCCGGCCGTCCAGACCGCCTCCGGGCTCCAGTCCGAGCCGCCCATGGGCATGAACTCGATGAAGCGCACGTCCAGGGGGCGGCTGCGGGCCAGGTCCAGGAAGGCCCCCAACTCGCCGTCGTTGACGCCCTTCATGGCCACGGCGTTGATCTTCACGCGGAATCCCAGGTCCAGCGCGGCCTGGATGTTCTCCCAGACCTGCGGGAACAGGTCCCGGCCGGTGACCCGGGCGAATGTGGCCGGGTCCAGGGTGTCCAGGGAGATGTTCAGGCGCGAAAGCCCCCGCCCGCGCAGGAAGGCGAGGTGCGGCCCGATGAGCGTGGCGTTGGTGGTCACCCGCGCGTCCAGGTCCGGGAAGCGGGCCAGGACCTCGGCCACGAACTCCGGGAAGCCCCTGCGCGCGAACGGCTCGCCGCCGGTGAACCGGACCTTGCCGATGGACAGGCTTCGGGCCAGGGCGATGACCTCCAGGAGCTCCTCGTAGCGCAGGATCTCCGGGTGCGGAATGAAGGTCTGCTCCTGGGCCGAGCAGTACAGGCAGCGCAGGTTGCAGCGGTCGGTGACGCTGATGCGCAGGTAGCTCACCACCCGTTGCCGGGCGTCGGTCAGGATCATTTCTTTTGTTCCAGGGAGGCCGCCGCCTTCTCCACCGAGGCGACGAACCCCTCGCG is a genomic window containing:
- the htpG gene encoding molecular chaperone HtpG, producing MSATETTFEFKAEIKQLLDILVHSLYTNKEIFLRELVSNASDALDKQRFAAASAEESAEDAAPAIRIDVDAEAKTLAVSDNGIGMTREELVQNIGTIAHSGSAEFARRAAKAKDDGGSAGLEGLIGRFGVGFYSVYMVADSVEVTTRSAQAGAAPQVWTSDGKGSYTIAEAPAETPRGTRILVRLKPDLAPQFTDPELVKETITRHSNFISFPILVNDERVNTVPALWREPKFQVTPEQYKEFYSFLTYDDAEPLACMHISVDAPVQFNALLFVPPHDTDLLGLNREDFGQDLYVRRVLIERRNKDLLPRYLSFVRGVVDTEDLPLNISRETLQDNLLIRKMHSTLTKQVLGELEKMAADADKYAAFWRAHGQVFKTGYSDFVNREKFAALLRFNSSADADAQGLTSLDAYIGRARTGQKAVYYAFAPSREAAGLSPHLEIFRRKGLEVLYLYEPVDEFVMESLREYKEFKLTAAEHAPAADLEQFPDADGGRKTETLSEQDAGALPGLLARIREILGDQVTEVKASDRLSESPVCLANPDGRVTSSMDKIMRVMSRDTSIPKKVLEVNTDHPLVRNLLGVFREDPKDPFLGQAARQLFESALLLDGYLADPHALVGRMQDLLTKASGWYAATRGQDAEK
- a CDS encoding MerR family transcriptional regulator, with protein sequence MAEKRLLSVAEIARQLDVPESTLHYWKNRFSQYLPSFGRGRLKRFQPEAVEAFRTIARMLKAGHSSEEVMAELARTYPLNAQAVPPLAETPAALSEQALEPALRLAAGMGLEMARALGQGIREALTGLVPAQALPAEDTSRIQETLDEAAQRLACHSGELDCLRSENADLKNKLQILEAELVRLRKDRRELERFLLDKIKGVTT
- a CDS encoding Lrp/AsnC family transcriptional regulator; protein product: MKVTLDQLDKRLVAVLAEDGQASAGDIAAKLGVSGPTVRSRLKNLLRASLVKVAGLVDPFRVKGLCVALVGLSLTSHKQLDEKLEQIAGLPNVNWAAVVTGRYDILVELVLPDDVGELYSFLDRDLSQVGGIGSSETFVVMKARRKWVPLPRGARAWFSEP
- the ald gene encoding alanine dehydrogenase → MIIGIPKEIKTLENRVSMTPGAVESLARRGHTVLVESGAGLGSGLTDAEYQAAGAKLVNAKDAWAAQMVIKVKEPVAAEYQYLREDLLLFTYLHLAADRPQTDALLKAGTTAVAYETVQKADGSLPLLTPMSEVAGRMATQVGAHYLEKTQGGRGVILGGVPGVPPAFVLILGGGVVGTNAAKVAVGMGARVMIMDLSHSRLQYLDDIFQGRLITMASTEPNIREAVRRADLVVGAVLVTGAKAPRLVTRDMLSTMKEGSVIVDVAVDQGGCVETIKATTHDHPTYVVDGVVHYGVANMPGAVPRTSTFALVNQTLPYAMKLADKGIDALREDTALLKGLNTHKGKLTFKAVGEAFGIPAVSPEAALA
- a CDS encoding MucR family transcriptional regulator, whose amino-acid sequence is MDFPLKAAIELTAAQARVRAMTAEEMLELIRGLNARLGDVRPKAGPPVDAAPLDPRKAVREKSIVCLESGRPFRVLTRRHLAKYGLTPEQYRAKWGYPADTPLVCKALQRERRKKMREMKLWEKRGK
- the moaA gene encoding GTP 3',8-cyclase MoaA — protein: MILTDARQRVVSYLRISVTDRCNLRCLYCSAQEQTFIPHPEILRYEELLEVIALARSLSIGKVRFTGGEPFARRGFPEFVAEVLARFPDLDARVTTNATLIGPHLAFLRGRGLSRLNISLDTLDPATFARVTGRDLFPQVWENIQAALDLGFRVKINAVAMKGVNDGELGAFLDLARSRPLDVRFIEFMPMGGSDWSPEAVWTAGEILEAAQKLADLAPLPRNSADQGPAQVYSIAGGQGRFGLISPLTNHFCGTCNRLRLTADGHLRTCLFSDKVYRLKGILRHPRLGAEQLRKVLLLAGARKPLGHEILEKRARGRGVCGTSMSAIGG